The Actinomadura graeca nucleotide sequence CTTGACCGGGTCGATCTCCGTGATCACCACCCGGGCCCCGAGCCCCCGCGCCCGCTCGGCGAGGCCGCGCCCGCAGTAGCCGAACCCCGCGATCACGATGGTCTTGCCCGCGAGGAGGGTGTTGGTGGCGCGGACGATGCCGTCCAGGGTCGACTGCCCGGTCCCGTACCGGTTGTCGAACATGTGCTTGGTGTCGGTGTCGTTCACCGCGACCATGGGGAACCGCAGGGCGCCCTCCTTGGCCATCTGGTGCAGCCGGATGACACCGGTCGTCGTCTGCTCGCACCCCGCCTTGACGGTGGGGAGCAGGTCGGTCCGGTCGCTGTGCAGGGTGTTGACCAGGTCGCAGCCGTCGTCCAGCACCAGGTCGGGCCCGGTCTCCAGCACCTGGTGGATGTGCGCGTAGTAGCCCTCACGGTCGGTGCCCGCGCGCGCGAACACCTCCACGCCGTCCTCCCCGACGAGCGCGGCGGCGACGTCGTCCTGCGTGGAGAGCGGGTTGGACGCGGCGAGCGCGACGTACGCGCCCCCGGCCTGAAGCGTGCGGATCAGGCACGCCGTCTCGGTGGTGACGTGCATGCACGCCGCGACGCGCCACCCGTCCAGCGGCCGCTCCGCGGCGAAACGCTCCCGGATCTGCCGCAGCACGGGCATGCTCCGGTCCGCCCACTCGACCCGCCGGCCCCCCTGGTAGGCAAGCGAGACGTCCGAGATATCGCTCATCAACGTCCCATCACATGGAAAAAGCCACCGGACGGGCAGGTTACCGCCCGTCCGGCAGCACGACGACCTCAGCCACCACCTCAACCCACGACGACCGAAGCACCGCGATCGCGTCCGAAGGCAGGTTCGAGCGAAGCGAGAACCTGATCGCGGAGCGAGCCGCCAAGGCGAGTCCGGAGCGATGCAGCGATCGCCGCAGTTCCCGTGGAAGGAAGGCGCGCCAGCGCCTGACGCCGAGGGAATTGCAATCAATACCGATAGTGGTCGGGCTTGTAGGGGCCTTCGACGTGGACGCCGATGTAGGCGGCCTGCTCCTTGGTCAGCTCGGTGAGCTTGACGCCGAGGGCGGAGAGGTGGAGGCGCGCGA carries:
- the ahcY gene encoding adenosylhomocysteinase, which gives rise to MSDISDVSLAYQGGRRVEWADRSMPVLRQIRERFAAERPLDGWRVAACMHVTTETACLIRTLQAGGAYVALAASNPLSTQDDVAAALVGEDGVEVFARAGTDREGYYAHIHQVLETGPDLVLDDGCDLVNTLHSDRTDLLPTVKAGCEQTTTGVIRLHQMAKEGALRFPMVAVNDTDTKHMFDNRYGTGQSTLDGIVRATNTLLAGKTIVIAGFGYCGRGLAERARGLGARVVITEIDPVKALDAVLQGFAVQPMSEAAPHGDVFITVTGNRDVVNAGHLAAMKDGAILANSGHFDVEIDVRALDDLAVEVHHGVRPQADEYVLADGRRLVLLAEGRLVNLAAAEGHPAAVMDMSFADQALTCAWLAGAHETLPAAVHDVPKEIDTEVARLKLDSMEISIDLLTAEQEDYLHSWRLGS